The following proteins come from a genomic window of Anabas testudineus chromosome 3, fAnaTes1.2, whole genome shotgun sequence:
- the cplx3b gene encoding complexin-3b yields MAFMVKHVVGGQLKNLTGGLTEEKSEGEKSDAATKGMTQEEFEQYQQQLEEEKKEREANFAQKKAERATVRSHFREKYRLPKNEVDETQIQQAGDDVVLPTELAKMIAEDNQEETHKQSVLGQLSNIQNMDMDQLKDKAQATLEDLKKQTENCSLM; encoded by the exons ATGGCTTTCATGGTGAAACACGTGGTGGGAGGACAGCTGAAGAACCTGACAGGCGGACTGACGGAGGAGAAATCCGAAGGAGAGAAATCAGACGCCGCCACGAAGGGGATGACTCAAGAGGAATTCGAACAATACCAGCAACAGTTAGAGGAGGAAAA aaaagaACGAGAAGCCAATTTTGCCCAGAAAAAAGCTGAGAGAGCCACAGTTAGAAGTCATTTTCGGGAAAAGTACAGACTACCAAAG AACGAGGTAGATGAGACCCAGATCCAGCAGGCGGGGGATGACGTGGTGTTGCCAACAGAGCTGGCCAAGATGATCGCTGAAGACAACCAGGAGGAAACACACAAGCAGTCCGTGCTGGGCCAGCTGTCCAACATCCAGAACATGGACATGGACCAGCTGAAAGACAAAGCCCAGGCCACACTGGAAGACCTCAAAAAGCAGACGGAGAACTGCAGTCTCATGTGA